TTTCTAGTAAAAAAAGGGTATAATGTGACTGAGAAGAAAGTATTCAGAGCAGTCTACAAAATTCTTGGAAGAGATCATTTTCCGGATCCTATATTAGGGGGATTAAGTGTATTAGATTATAAAGAGCTTTTATCAGAATTAAAGATAAATCCCAAACAATGTTTAATAAAAGAATTAGAAAAAGTTCCTTTACTTTCAAATAAATGGGATCTTTTTAAGGACGTAGAACTTTTTCTTAAAGAATTGAAGAAAGAGAACTTTAAAATAGTGATGATAACAAATGCTACAAGATCTGTTTACAAAATTATTCAAGATCTAGGATTAGATAAATATATAGATGATGTTATAGCCTCATGTGATTATGGAATAATGAAACCACATCCAAGAATATTTAGAATAGCAATAGAAAAATATGGAACTCCAATATTTCATATTGGCGATGTTTATGAGATTGACTACTTAGGAGCTTTGAGAGCTAACATAACTCCTCTACTTTTAGATAGATTTAATTTTTATGAAGATCTTAATATAAATAAGGTGAATAATCTATTTCAAGCCCTAAAATTAATAAAAAATCCTTAGAGATTTTCTTGGAAAAAATACCTTTACATCCTAATCCAAATTATGAATTAGAACAATATTTAACACCTTCTGATTTAGCTTCAGAAATAATTTGGACCGCTTTCTTAAGAGGAGACGTAAAAAATAAAGTGGTCGTGGATTTAGGTTGCGGAACTGGAAGACTTTGTGCTGGAATATCACTCTTAGGTGGTTATTGTATTTGTGTTGACATAGATTATGAAAGCTTAAAAGTTGCAAAAGAATTTTTTGAAAACGAAAATATAATTGCAGAATTTGTAAATGCAGATGTAAATAACTTAGAAATTAGAGCCGATACTGTAATCCAAAATCCTCCATTCGGAGTAGTAAGAAAAGGTGCTGATCTAATTTTTTTAGATAAGGCACTTAGTATAGCTAAGACAGTTTACAGCATACACAAATCTAATCCCGAGACATTACAGTTAATAACTAAATTAGCTACATCTAAAGGATTTCAAGTTGAATATTTAACCCACAAGTTTAGAATGAAAGCATACTATCCATGGCATAGAAAAAAGATTCATGAGTTTTTAATCGACATATACCTATTTACTAAACCTTTTAATAGGCAATGAATCTATGTTAATCTCTCCATTAAGAATTCTTAATAAAAAATCCTTAACTCCTTCTCCATCCTCTTTATCTAAAACGATATCTGCCATACTTTTTATCTCTGGTAATGCATTTGCAACAGCAACTTTTAAATCAACTACATTAAAAAGAGGAATATCGTTTTGGCTATCACCTATTCCTATAGTTTTTCCTTTAAATCCGAGATAGCTCTTTAGAAAGAGTACCGCATTACCTTTACTAACATTATGTGGCATAATCATAGCATCATTTCTATTCCACTCTACTTTCGCCTCAACTATTTCTTCTAATTTCCTCTTATTTTCAAAAGCAGAATTAACATAAATTATTACTTCTCCTACGGAATAAGGTATTCCTTCTTTATCTAATTTCTTTATTATTTTTTCTCTTATAGAATACCAATTTTCGTCAGTGAGCTTTATTTCTTTATCTTTAATTAATATTATTCCTCCGTTTTCGATTATCCAACCAGTAGGTGAAAGGCCCCTAGCTAATATATTTATATATTTCCTTTCTCTACCAGTTACTACAAAGAATAAATATTTTGCTGAAAAGTAATTTACTATCTTAGCTACATCCTCCCTTAATATGAAACTTTCCCTATCGCTAGAAAGCGTTCTATCAAAATCAGATAATACCATTAAGCTCAAAATTTATACCCCAAATCCTCTAATATTTTCTTCATTTTTAATGCGTCCCTTTCTAACTCAGGACTCTCACATATAAGTGTTATAGATATATCTCGTTTTAATATCTCTCTTGCTAAAGGTTCAAAAGGTGGAGAGTTATTATCTATAGGTAAATGCTCATCTACATATTTGCCGTTTCTGTAAACTAAAGACTCAAAATGAGAGTTTATGTGAGAAAGGCCTAACTCTTTTATAAGCCTATCAATTATTTCACCATAATCTATTTTACCACCTTGTCTTGCAAAAGTATGAGCCCAGTCAATGTAAGGAACAACTCCTTTTATCTCCTTAGATATAGAGATAACCTCATCCAAAGTTCCAAAAGCTGAATCTTTTGCCATAGTTTCAACCCCAAATTTTACGTTTTTAATTCCCATAGATCTAGCCGTGTCAACAGTAGCTCCTAATTCTGATTTTACTATTTGATAACATTCCTCTGGCGATTTTTTACCATAAAAGGCTATATGAATAGCTATTGTGTCAGCCCCCATTCTTTCAGCTCTATCAGCAGCGTCTAGGAGTCTTTTTTTAGATGCTTCTACTTTTTCTCTCTCTTCAGAACATAAGTTTATAAAGTAAGGTGCATGAACTGATAATCTGACACCTAATTCTTTAGCAACTTTTCCGGCTTCCTCAGCACTCTCTGGACTCATTCGTACTCCTTGAACAAATTCTACTTCCATAGCATTTAAACCAAGCTCTTTTACTGTCCTTATTCCATCAATAGTATTCCTTTTCTTTGAAGAATGAGGAACTCCAGCAGGTCCAAGGTAAATTTTAGGCATAATTATAGTTTACGTTTAAAAATTAATAAAAGGATTGAGCTTATTAAACGTTAATTACCTTGACGCTCTTCTCCTTTAGCATTTGCTCATTATCCCGTATTAAGAATATTAAGGAAGACTTAAGTACAGAAGCATCAAACTCTTCAGTACTTTGCCTTTTTACTTGTTCTACGATTCCGTCAACAACAGTGTCAAGTTGAATTGTTGAAACTATAGCATTTAATTCCTTAGTTAAACTTCCTAGATAAGCAATTAGATCTTCATATTTCATCCCGTTCTTTTTCTTTTCCTCAACCAAAGATGAAATATAATTGCTAATTTGTAAAGTTGCCTCTTCAATTGCTTCTTTGACTAATGGTTCTATGATTTTCTTATATTCATCTACTCCACTTGATGTAAATGTTACAGTATCAACAATTAAGCTAATACGTTTTGTTAATGCACTTACTATTGAGTTTAATATGGTAGCTTGTAACGCATTTTTTTCAGTTGCAGAGAGCTCTATTTTAGTAACCTTAATTTCTGTAGGTACAGCTATTTTGAGCTTTTCAGCTAAGAATTCAACTAATGTTTTTGCTAGAACACCACTTTCTCTAAACTTAGCAGCAGCTAGCGGACATAAAGTTATTAACATAGGATATTTAGAACCTAAAGCTCTTGCCATCATATCTGCTCTTTTACCTATATTCTTTTCTAATACAGCGCCAGAACATCCTTCAACTTTTCTTACTCTAAATCCCATTTCAGTCAATCTTCTTATAATTTCATTAGCATAAGAGGTTGAGAAGCATGCCACATGAAGATAAATTTCCTCTCCTTTTCCATCTAATTGAATAGACTTTAATACTCTAATTTCAATTGGAGACACTTCATAGCTAATCCTTAAACCAAGCATATTTGAATAATCTCTATATACTTCTGATAGTACTTTATAATCCTCTGGAGCTATTGTAATGACTTCTAAAGAAGTATTAAGAAGTTCCTCATTTTTCTTAATATGTTGTTGAAGCCTTTCTCCCCCACTTATATAACTCATAAATCCACTATCATAGGTAGTTCCAGCTAATCTCACTTTTAGACCAAGCATCTTTATAATTTTTAATGCAGTTATTGCTACTGTAGGATTGTCGGTAAGATATTTACCTACCCATAAAACTATATCACTATTATTATTAACAACACTTGCTACATCTGGGTCTTGTGTTAAAGGTATATCTACTGGTGGTTCTTCTGGAACTTTCTTTGCAACTATACTATTTAATTTTACTAAAAGAGATGATATCGGAATCTTTGCTGGACAAACACCATCACATAAACCACACTTATGACAACCAGAAATTTCAGCAATAGCTGAATCTGGGATATCAACACTACCATTTAAGTGATAATAAGAGATAGCACCCTTTACAAAGTCAAACATACCCTTTGGTGCATAAGGCGCTTGAGGAATTAACTTAAACTGTGGACATACTGTAACACACATAGCACAATCTATACATTCCAGCGAGTAATCTGTGAAAATATCAAGAAATCTTTTAACTGCTGTAAATCCGCTAATTTCTCCCCCAGGAACTATCGCTTTTACAAAACCAATCCCAAACCTAAATTGTAAAGCTTCTTGTTGCCTTTTAACTATCTCAAATACTATTCTTCCTCTTTTTCTAGGCTCTAACACTTTTCCCGGATTAAATAATTCATCTGGATCCATTTCCTCTTTGTATTTCTTAATTACCTCGTATCTGTCAATACCTAATTGTTGGAAAGTTTTGCCCATTGCTGATAATCTATTTCTAGAATATTTATGCCCAAACATTCCAATAGAGAGTAAGGAACCTCCAACTTTTATGAACGAGTCCATCATTAGCGTGTTTTTAGCTAGATCATAAATCAGCTTCTTATCGTTAGGTTTTAAAGATACTTCTGTAAAAGCATTAACTAACAGGACCTCTCTCTTTTCTAGGTCTATATCCAAATCGAACCCTTGATTAGGAGATAATTCACCTAATTGACCTAAGAAGTTTTTTAGTTCATTTACAAGTTCATTAATCTTAGTATAATGAATTAATCCGTGCTGATGAATTAACAACCCTTTAGTTCTTAGGGCAGCCACAACTCCATGATTAAATGACCACCAGCCAGTCCACTCTCCTTCATTTATAGTAGCTCCAAATGCTTGTGCTATTCTATAGAGTTTAGGTTCAACTAAGGATGAACGTAAAGAAGGATAAAGTACTATCATATTCCATTTGCCTGGTGATAACTTCGCATTAAACTTTTGAGCTATATAGGAGGAAATTGCAGGACCTCTAACTTGAACATGCCAGGCTGGTATTACCTCTCTATAAAATTCACCAACAGCCCTCATTGCTGTGTCGAATGAATCAAAGGAAAGAACCAAAGCCTCTGTTGGAGAATATTTTCTAAGTCTTATTCCGGCTTTAACTATAAAACCTGTTATTCCTTCAGCACCAGACACTAAAGCTAAGTTACCTCCTTCAAGGTGAACTAATTCTCCTTTTGGATTAACCATGTCAACAAAACTTACATTATCAGAAATGAAACCATATTCATAAGAACCTATTCCTAATGCGTCACCAGCTATTCCTCCACCGACAGTAGAATCATACGATGAAGGGAAAGTCCTTAACTGTAAACCTTTACTTTGAGCTGCTAAATCAACTAATTTCCAAGTAGCCCCTGGTTCTGCAATAGCAACCATATTGTTTTCATCTACATCAACTTTATCCATCTTAGAGAAATCTAATAATATTCCTCCTTCTGTAGTTAATGCATTACCATATCTATTAGTACCTCTACCATATGGTGTAATAGGAACCTTATATTTTAAAGCAATCTTAACAGCATCAATTACGTCCTCTACAGATGTGGGATAAATAACATAATCCGGAATGATATTAATTTTAATATTTGCCCAAACTAATTGAGGTAAAAATCCCATATCAGCCGAATGTGAAAGACGTTCTACAAGGCTATCTGAAAAGTTATTGCCAAATCTAGCTTCTAATTCTTCTTTTAGCCCCACTTATCATCACCAGTTTTTCTTTTTAACTTTTCGATTGACTCCCTAATAATCTTTTGCAATAATTCATAATATTCCTTACTCTGTTCTCTTCTAGGTTTGAATGACTTAAAAAGTTCTGGGTAATCTCCTTCCCATGTGGGAATAACATGAATATGAAGATGAAAAATTACTTGCCCAGCACTTTCTCCTATATTAGTTAGTATTCTTAACCCATCGGCTTTTACTGCATCTTTAACCCCCAAAGAGACTATTTTAACAACTTTAGCTAACTCAGAGAGTGTATTATCATCAGCGTCTAAATAGTTTTCAAAATGCTTTTTTGGTATAACTAAGGTATGTCCAGGGGAAATTGGATACTTGTCCAAAATAGCTACATAATTATTATCCTCATAAATAAAGAAACCTTCCAATTCTTTATTTATAATACCACAAAATAAACACATATGGATTAATTATATAACATTTTGCTTATGAATTTTTATTTATATGAGTATCCCTTTAGCAGTACTATTACTTATATTTAGTATAAGCTTTATTACTAACATATTGCCATTTGCCGGAGCACCATATACTTTAATTGCTACAGACTTTCTACTAGCTTATGGAAAAAACATAGAAAATATTCTAATCGTAGTTTTAATTTCTGGAATAGGGGCAGCTTTAGCTAAAACTTTAACATATGTTTTAGGAATTGCTTTGAAAAAACCCTTAAGAGACAACAAGAACATACCATTAATACATAAGTTTATTAAAAGTAAATACTTTCCTTTAGCTCTTTTTATTACTGCCATACTTCCTGGATTACCACTCGACGACTATTTATACATTGGCGGAGGAATAGTTAGGGAATCTCTTAAAAAGATGTTAATTATTACTATTCCATCAAAAATTCTAAAAAGTATGATAGAAATTCCCCTAGAACTTTTTGGTATTATAAAAATAAGTGATTTAGCAGATATAAATCCCTTATATCTTTCTATCGCACTCACTGTTATTTTCATTATTTTAGGTATTCTATTAATTAAAATTGATTGGTATAGCTTATACGAGAAAGTTAATGAAAAATATTTAAATAAGAGATTGTAGGTTTAACTATGCGAATTTTCTCATCACAGAAGTTTGATGTGATTATAGATAAATTTTCATTACCTAATGGAAAAGAAGTAGAAAAAGCTTATGTGAAACATAGAGGTTCTGTGGTAATTGTTCCTTTCCTAGACAAAGAGACAATAATAATGATAAAACAATATAGGCCAATAGTTGGAAAATGGCTATATGAATTACCAGCTGGAACTATTGAGGAAAATGAAATTGAAGAAAACACTGCCAAAAGAGAGCTCGAAGAGGAAATAGGATATAAAGCTAATAATTTGAAGAAGCTATTTTCATTTTATGTTTCTCCAGGTGTTACTACAGAGATAATGCACGTTTATATAGCAAAAGATCTAGTGAAAACTTCCCAACACCTGGAGGAATATGAGATTATAGAGCCTTTCGAAATAAAACTTGGTGATGCTATAAAAATGGTTTTAGACGGAAAAATAGAGGATGGTAAGACTATGTTAACTCTACTATTTATTTCACAAAAATATCAAGAGCTCCTAACTCTCCAACTAATATAGGCTCTTCTAAAGTAATCCATTTTCTTGCTTTTGCTTCTCTTAATTTTTCAACAACATTTGTCCATCTATATAAATCTGGAATTTCATAAATAACAACAAATTCATAATCTCCTATTCCAAAAGAATAAGTAGTATAAGATCTTATCCCTTCATTATCTGGATGCGTTCTAGCAATCTTTATATGCTCAGCCATTATATCTTTTCTCTCGTTGAAGGGTAATAAATACCAGTCTGGTGATTTTTTCATAGGATAAGCAACAAAATACTTTAAAGGAGGTATTTTTAAGAAAGATGACAAATCTTTATTTCCTCCCATAGTATAAGGAGATTCCTTAAAGACAGAAAATAGAGATATTTTCTCTTCGAGATAAGAAGTTGAAAGCAAATCGTATCTAAATTCATTTAATGGTGTAGTATTAAAATCTGAAAGCCAATAGATTATATCACCATCATATCTTAATGAGATAAACCTCTTTAATGAAATTATTTTCTTTTCATAATCTTTTTCCATTTCGTCTATTTTTGAAATTATTTTCTTTTTCTCTTCTTTACCTAATTTCCACCATTCATGAGAAAATTTAAACATATTAACAGTCATATAAACATAATTCGACATTCATTTCACAAAACTATATAATGACAGCTAAATAAATAAACCTAATGAAACTAATCGGTGTAATTCATTTACCACCTTTGCCTGGGTCTTTCTTTTATAATGAAAACTTTGAAGATATAATTAATTTTACCTTGG
The nucleotide sequence above comes from Sulfurisphaera javensis. Encoded proteins:
- a CDS encoding HAD family hydrolase, with protein sequence MRRVIFVDMGETLVSFTPKFHQPIYYFLVKKGYNVTEKKVFRAVYKILGRDHFPDPILGGLSVLDYKELLSELKINPKQCLIKELEKVPLLSNKWDLFKDVELFLKELKKENFKIVMITNATRSVYKIIQDLGLDKYIDDVIASCDYGIMKPHPRIFRIAIEKYGTPIFHIGDVYEIDYLGALRANITPLLLDRFNFYEDLNINKVNNLFQALKLIKNP
- a CDS encoding METTL5 family protein produces the protein MEKIPLHPNPNYELEQYLTPSDLASEIIWTAFLRGDVKNKVVVDLGCGTGRLCAGISLLGGYCICVDIDYESLKVAKEFFENENIIAEFVNADVNNLEIRADTVIQNPPFGVVRKGADLIFLDKALSIAKTVYSIHKSNPETLQLITKLATSKGFQVEYLTHKFRMKAYYPWHRKKIHEFLIDIYLFTKPFNRQ
- a CDS encoding phosphoglycolate phosphatase, coding for MVLSDFDRTLSSDRESFILREDVAKIVNYFSAKYLFFVVTGRERKYINILARGLSPTGWIIENGGIILIKDKEIKLTDENWYSIREKIIKKLDKEGIPYSVGEVIIYVNSAFENKRKLEEIVEAKVEWNRNDAMIMPHNVSKGNAVLFLKSYLGFKGKTIGIGDSQNDIPLFNVVDLKVAVANALPEIKSMADIVLDKEDGEGVKDFLLRILNGEINIDSLPIKRFSK
- a CDS encoding TIM barrel protein; the protein is MPKIYLGPAGVPHSSKKRNTIDGIRTVKELGLNAMEVEFVQGVRMSPESAEEAGKVAKELGVRLSVHAPYFINLCSEEREKVEASKKRLLDAADRAERMGADTIAIHIAFYGKKSPEECYQIVKSELGATVDTARSMGIKNVKFGVETMAKDSAFGTLDEVISISKEIKGVVPYIDWAHTFARQGGKIDYGEIIDRLIKELGLSHINSHFESLVYRNGKYVDEHLPIDNNSPPFEPLAREILKRDISITLICESPELERDALKMKKILEDLGYKF
- a CDS encoding FAD-binding protein, with protein sequence MGLKEELEARFGNNFSDSLVERLSHSADMGFLPQLVWANIKINIIPDYVIYPTSVEDVIDAVKIALKYKVPITPYGRGTNRYGNALTTEGGILLDFSKMDKVDVDENNMVAIAEPGATWKLVDLAAQSKGLQLRTFPSSYDSTVGGGIAGDALGIGSYEYGFISDNVSFVDMVNPKGELVHLEGGNLALVSGAEGITGFIVKAGIRLRKYSPTEALVLSFDSFDTAMRAVGEFYREVIPAWHVQVRGPAISSYIAQKFNAKLSPGKWNMIVLYPSLRSSLVEPKLYRIAQAFGATINEGEWTGWWSFNHGVVAALRTKGLLIHQHGLIHYTKINELVNELKNFLGQLGELSPNQGFDLDIDLEKREVLLVNAFTEVSLKPNDKKLIYDLAKNTLMMDSFIKVGGSLLSIGMFGHKYSRNRLSAMGKTFQQLGIDRYEVIKKYKEEMDPDELFNPGKVLEPRKRGRIVFEIVKRQQEALQFRFGIGFVKAIVPGGEISGFTAVKRFLDIFTDYSLECIDCAMCVTVCPQFKLIPQAPYAPKGMFDFVKGAISYYHLNGSVDIPDSAIAEISGCHKCGLCDGVCPAKIPISSLLVKLNSIVAKKVPEEPPVDIPLTQDPDVASVVNNNSDIVLWVGKYLTDNPTVAITALKIIKMLGLKVRLAGTTYDSGFMSYISGGERLQQHIKKNEELLNTSLEVITIAPEDYKVLSEVYRDYSNMLGLRISYEVSPIEIRVLKSIQLDGKGEEIYLHVACFSTSYANEIIRRLTEMGFRVRKVEGCSGAVLEKNIGKRADMMARALGSKYPMLITLCPLAAAKFRESGVLAKTLVEFLAEKLKIAVPTEIKVTKIELSATEKNALQATILNSIVSALTKRISLIVDTVTFTSSGVDEYKKIIEPLVKEAIEEATLQISNYISSLVEEKKKNGMKYEDLIAYLGSLTKELNAIVSTIQLDTVVDGIVEQVKRQSTEEFDASVLKSSLIFLIRDNEQMLKEKSVKVINV
- a CDS encoding HIT family protein, translated to MCLFCGIINKELEGFFIYEDNNYVAILDKYPISPGHTLVIPKKHFENYLDADDNTLSELAKVVKIVSLGVKDAVKADGLRILTNIGESAGQVIFHLHIHVIPTWEGDYPELFKSFKPRREQSKEYYELLQKIIRESIEKLKRKTGDDKWG
- a CDS encoding NUDIX hydrolase, which encodes MRIFSSQKFDVIIDKFSLPNGKEVEKAYVKHRGSVVIVPFLDKETIIMIKQYRPIVGKWLYELPAGTIEENEIEENTAKRELEEEIGYKANNLKKLFSFYVSPGVTTEIMHVYIAKDLVKTSQHLEEYEIIEPFEIKLGDAIKMVLDGKIEDGKTMLTLLFISQKYQELLTLQLI
- a CDS encoding chlorite dismutase family protein, whose translation is MSNYVYMTVNMFKFSHEWWKLGKEEKKKIISKIDEMEKDYEKKIISLKRFISLRYDGDIIYWLSDFNTTPLNEFRYDLLSTSYLEEKISLFSVFKESPYTMGGNKDLSSFLKIPPLKYFVAYPMKKSPDWYLLPFNERKDIMAEHIKIARTHPDNEGIRSYTTYSFGIGDYEFVVIYEIPDLYRWTNVVEKLREAKARKWITLEEPILVGELGALDIFVK